TTCAGGTAAATTTAAAGCCAACAGTTTCTCCCAGTAAGCATCAACATCAGCCACTTCCAAAAACACCATGGTGTTATCTATCCAATCTTTCACATAGGCATCCTGCAGATAAAATCCTAACCCATCGGTTTTAAATAAACTCATATTGTGGCTTAGCAAAACTTCTTCAAAACCAAGGTCGCGGTAAAAGC
The sequence above is a segment of the Mucilaginibacter celer genome. Coding sequences within it:
- a CDS encoding VOC family protein — protein: MENTAKSIRPFIGAQNFETSRSFYRDLGFEEVLLSHNMSLFKTDGLGFYLQDAYVKDWIDNTMVFLEVADVDAYWEKLLALNLPEKYKGVRVTPIRRESWGSECFVHDPSGVLWHFGAFNK